One part of the Bacteroidota bacterium genome encodes these proteins:
- a CDS encoding TonB-dependent receptor — translation MENNLHYYREKRQFVPAKILFLLILLTGVSLVHAQRGKLSGEIKDAQTGDRLPGVAVRIDGTTLGGVSDLNGKFFVLNIPAGKYTVTASYVGYAKYIVSNVDINVDRTTELDIKLKQSTMEMDEVIVVAEKPKIIKDQTSSSSTIDDEQISAAPIEGLRGILDLTAGFQKNEKGTYSVRGSGSYEVNYQINGVDQINSTTTSPGSFGVEKANNSWKYDVNPIGVQQMQLISGGFSAEYGNAQAGVVKVVLKEGSPRLSGEVRVEYRPPGQYHFGKYIYDPSTYEWQRWGNIDRWMAYKDSSFFLQDLGITSEGRYKWLYDKVKNGTATPDQVAAWNEVLNREINWAFNTWLNNHMPGDNNPLGVYDYRERGYARVMVGFGGPLGKNPDKLKFFFSGEYKKNPTRLPTAEKDQIFQNYILNLTWTPLSAHKFKLMLGYQNYRGGIWSGSDDIRWSGLAFSPPSTSYKYYVLIDPIRTEQTVTQSLNYVYTIDAKSFFEATITHMSEKYELPYEYLTSYSQERDRLDSLYDRQGNLLKAGAWWDTQYFRAPDAFSTLYYQDTRTEYLASNLDFTSQINQGNLLKAGLRFYYWDLYNNGVNSRFKANALVATTGVAEYYTAKPYNIAFYIQDKMEYEGMIANIGVRAEAYNFGADVPVDPFNIVYIGTEGPENGNLNTEKSKTYFMLLPRVGLSFPIGENTAFRLQYGHFTSMPTFSQALSNRGNKGITGFGNANLEPKKTIQYEFGLQQVIDDDNRIDMALYYNDRVTQIGLLRYAAFTGTVLNSPSAYTSDNTPLFNYTTFSNNAFGATLGFEISLEKVNARNWMYRLTYSISQTSEGNYGPQVIYPVTSAAGESRDYTGEFISGNDRTHNFRALLQYNWGTGEGPELFGINLLENSSISFTYSVQSGTPFTYRTSFDLKDVVNNRRYPLESMFDLNFTKNVVLEGGYRFVIGLRVMNLFENKWLTPVSGNDLINWVDYGTTIDQPGNDPYRISYISSFYKAYRNVPRQVYLTLGFGF, via the coding sequence ATGGAGAATAATCTACACTATTATCGGGAAAAAAGACAATTTGTGCCGGCTAAAATACTATTTTTATTGATACTTTTAACGGGAGTATCATTAGTCCACGCACAAAGAGGAAAGCTGTCAGGCGAAATTAAAGATGCACAGACGGGCGACAGGCTTCCCGGAGTGGCTGTCAGGATTGACGGAACCACTCTTGGTGGCGTATCAGACCTGAACGGGAAATTTTTCGTTCTGAATATTCCGGCAGGCAAGTACACAGTTACTGCCAGTTATGTCGGATATGCAAAGTACATTGTCTCCAATGTTGATATCAATGTTGACCGAACCACCGAACTTGATATCAAGCTCAAACAATCTACGATGGAGATGGATGAAGTGATCGTCGTCGCTGAAAAGCCGAAGATCATAAAAGATCAAACCTCCTCCTCATCCACAATTGACGATGAACAAATATCTGCAGCTCCTATTGAAGGATTAAGGGGTATCCTTGACCTTACTGCCGGTTTCCAGAAAAATGAAAAAGGAACCTACTCTGTAAGAGGTTCCGGTTCATATGAGGTGAATTACCAGATTAACGGGGTTGATCAAATAAATTCCACCACTACTTCACCCGGATCTTTTGGAGTTGAAAAAGCCAATAACTCCTGGAAATATGATGTAAATCCTATCGGTGTTCAGCAGATGCAGTTGATATCCGGTGGTTTTTCCGCGGAATATGGAAATGCTCAAGCCGGTGTTGTGAAAGTTGTTCTTAAGGAAGGTTCACCACGCCTATCGGGTGAGGTCAGGGTTGAATACAGACCACCCGGTCAGTACCACTTCGGAAAATATATCTATGATCCTTCCACTTACGAGTGGCAGAGGTGGGGCAATATCGACCGGTGGATGGCGTACAAAGATTCTTCGTTTTTCCTTCAGGATCTCGGAATCACTTCCGAAGGGAGATACAAATGGCTTTATGATAAAGTGAAAAACGGTACAGCCACTCCGGATCAGGTTGCAGCGTGGAATGAAGTTTTGAATCGTGAAATAAACTGGGCTTTCAATACCTGGCTAAACAACCACATGCCCGGTGACAACAATCCCCTTGGCGTTTATGACTACAGAGAACGCGGATATGCAAGAGTGATGGTCGGTTTTGGCGGTCCGTTAGGGAAAAATCCTGACAAACTGAAGTTTTTCTTCTCAGGTGAGTATAAAAAGAATCCAACAAGACTGCCAACCGCAGAGAAAGATCAGATTTTTCAGAATTACATCCTGAACCTTACCTGGACACCACTTTCTGCTCATAAATTTAAACTCATGCTCGGATATCAGAATTACCGTGGTGGTATCTGGTCAGGTTCTGATGACATAAGATGGTCGGGTCTGGCTTTTTCACCTCCCTCCACTTCTTACAAATATTATGTTTTGATTGATCCGATCAGAACTGAACAGACTGTAACGCAAAGTCTTAATTATGTTTATACCATCGACGCAAAGTCGTTCTTTGAGGCCACCATTACACATATGAGCGAGAAGTATGAACTGCCCTACGAATATCTGACAAGCTATTCTCAGGAAAGAGACAGATTGGACAGTTTGTATGACAGGCAGGGGAATCTGCTTAAAGCAGGTGCCTGGTGGGATACTCAATATTTCAGAGCTCCCGATGCATTCAGTACTCTGTATTATCAGGATACAAGGACAGAATACCTTGCATCCAATCTCGATTTTACAAGTCAGATAAACCAGGGAAACCTCTTAAAAGCCGGATTAAGATTCTATTACTGGGATCTCTACAATAATGGAGTAAATTCCCGTTTCAAAGCAAATGCCCTTGTAGCAACGACAGGCGTTGCAGAATATTACACTGCAAAACCATACAACATCGCCTTCTACATTCAGGATAAAATGGAATATGAAGGAATGATAGCCAACATCGGTGTCAGGGCAGAAGCATACAATTTTGGTGCAGATGTACCGGTCGACCCCTTCAATATCGTATACATCGGAACCGAGGGACCTGAGAACGGTAACCTGAATACCGAAAAATCAAAAACTTATTTTATGTTGCTTCCCCGTGTCGGACTTTCATTCCCGATTGGAGAAAACACTGCCTTCAGGCTACAGTATGGTCATTTTACCTCCATGCCTACCTTTAGTCAGGCTCTCTCGAACCGTGGCAATAAAGGTATAACCGGTTTCGGTAATGCCAACCTTGAGCCCAAGAAGACCATTCAATATGAATTCGGACTTCAGCAGGTGATTGATGATGATAACAGAATCGACATGGCTCTCTATTATAATGACAGAGTGACCCAAATCGGACTTCTCCGTTACGCAGCCTTTACAGGAACCGTGTTGAACAGTCCCTCTGCCTACACATCAGATAACACACCGTTGTTCAACTACACCACATTTTCGAACAATGCCTTTGGAGCCACACTTGGTTTCGAGATTTCACTCGAGAAAGTAAATGCCAGAAACTGGATGTACAGGCTGACTTACAGCATTTCACAGACATCGGAAGGAAATTACGGACCTCAGGTAATATACCCCGTTACTTCTGCTGCAGGTGAATCGAGAGACTATACCGGTGAGTTTATTTCAGGCAACGACAGAACCCATAATTTCAGGGCATTGCTTCAGTACAACTGGGGCACAGGTGAGGGACCTGAACTGTTTGGTATAAATCTGCTTGAAAACTCAAGTATAAGTTTTACTTATTCTGTTCAGTCGGGTACACCTTTCACTTATCGCACCTCTTTCGACCTGAAGGATGTAGTGAATAACAGAAGGTATCCTCTTGAATCGATGTTTGATCTTAATTTCACAAAGAATGTGGTGCTCGAAGGGGGTTACAGATTCGTAATCGGACTCAGAGTCATGAACCTGTTCGAGAACAAATGGCTTACACCTGTATCAGGAAATGATCTTATTAACTGGGTTGACTATGGAACCACAATCGACCAGCCGGGCAATGATCCCTACAGGATAAGCTATATTTCATCATTCTATAAAGCTTACAGAAATGTTCCAAGACAGGTGTATCTGACACTTGGATTTGGATTCTAA
- the prmA gene encoding 50S ribosomal protein L11 methyltransferase encodes MKYFYQVDIISDPALNDEDAAFLWMFNPDGINFENNTTRLFFSELPDGVIDQLRSGMNDLLSSNIVEKFDISVTKELQKNWNEEWQKNLKVLKAGKHFAIKPTFVDYTPAENEIVIEIDPKMSFGTGEHETTRLILSLLEKYGHNREFVLDAGAGTAILAIAAVKLGSKKAIAFDNDDWCLENGIENVKLNNVEEQVEIRICETSDISENNFDLILANIQRDVLLVIAGELQKRQKPGGTLILSGLLITDEEIIMPAYESLGYRLIEKTGENEWISLVMELAL; translated from the coding sequence ATGAAATATTTTTATCAAGTAGATATCATTTCTGATCCCGCATTGAATGATGAGGATGCAGCCTTTCTTTGGATGTTCAATCCAGACGGTATTAATTTCGAAAACAACACCACAAGGCTTTTCTTCTCTGAATTGCCCGACGGCGTGATCGATCAGTTAAGGTCAGGAATGAATGATCTTCTCTCCTCGAATATCGTTGAAAAATTTGATATTTCCGTAACCAAAGAGCTCCAGAAAAACTGGAACGAGGAGTGGCAGAAAAATCTAAAAGTGCTGAAAGCCGGCAAACACTTCGCAATTAAGCCTACTTTTGTGGACTATACCCCTGCCGAAAATGAGATTGTGATAGAAATTGATCCGAAAATGTCATTTGGAACAGGAGAGCACGAAACAACAAGACTGATTCTTTCTCTCCTCGAAAAATATGGTCACAACAGGGAATTCGTTCTCGATGCAGGTGCCGGAACTGCAATACTTGCAATAGCAGCCGTGAAACTCGGAAGCAAAAAAGCAATCGCATTTGACAACGATGACTGGTGTCTCGAGAACGGTATTGAAAATGTAAAGTTGAACAATGTTGAAGAGCAGGTTGAAATCAGGATATGCGAGACAAGCGACATTTCTGAAAATAATTTTGATCTGATTCTTGCGAATATTCAAAGAGATGTGCTTCTGGTTATAGCCGGGGAATTGCAGAAAAGACAAAAACCCGGTGGAACCCTTATCCTCTCAGGTCTTCTGATTACCGATGAAGAGATTATTATGCCGGCATATGAATCCCTTGGTTACAGGTTGATTGAGAAAACGGGCGAGAACGAGTGGATCAGCCTCGTCATGGAATTGGCTTTATAA
- a CDS encoding amidohydrolase, protein MPRVLYKNGIIYTGDSQKKFVECVVTEANRIVYTGDLREVNKQFPQIETTIDLQGALMLPGLTDNHVHFTAGGFYLGGLDLRPAKSTSEFKSLLKAYVAKKEKGEWITGGDWDHEAWEVKNLPTKEMIDEFTGDNPVFINRFDGHLALANSAALRLAGINSKTPVPAGGEIVLDKTTGEPTGILKDNAMDLVSKLIPASSPKEMESALTLALQEAARLGVTMVHDITYRNDLRVYQKFEKEGKLSCRIYCRLPIAEVRKHSELGIENGFGSDFLKIGSLKAFADGSLGSSTAWFFDPYESDHSTCGLPMEIVTTDSLRVWSLEADKAGLQLSIHAIGDRANSFVLDMFEEIVKTNPARDRRFRIEHAQHLRVEDVKRFKELGVIASAQPYHCIDDGVWAHKRIGKKRISSSYRFKQMIDEGVNLCFGSDWTVAPLNPLSGIYAAVTRRTLDGKNPEGWIPDQKISVEDAVRGYTINNAYAAFMEDKLGTIETGKYADFTILDRNIFKIDLEEIKETKVLYTIVDGRIVYKR, encoded by the coding sequence ATGCCACGAGTTTTATATAAGAACGGTATAATCTACACTGGTGACAGTCAAAAGAAATTCGTGGAATGCGTTGTCACCGAGGCGAACAGGATTGTTTACACCGGAGATTTGAGAGAGGTAAATAAACAGTTTCCACAAATCGAAACGACAATTGATCTTCAGGGTGCCCTTATGCTTCCAGGATTGACAGATAACCATGTCCACTTTACCGCAGGTGGATTTTATCTTGGGGGACTGGATCTCAGACCTGCAAAGTCGACATCAGAATTTAAATCACTGTTGAAAGCATATGTCGCTAAAAAGGAAAAAGGGGAATGGATCACCGGTGGTGACTGGGATCATGAAGCATGGGAAGTGAAAAATCTCCCGACAAAAGAGATGATAGATGAATTTACCGGAGATAATCCCGTTTTTATAAACAGGTTTGACGGGCACCTTGCACTTGCAAACAGTGCTGCACTTCGCCTTGCAGGCATAAATTCCAAAACTCCTGTTCCTGCCGGGGGAGAGATTGTCCTCGACAAAACCACGGGAGAGCCAACAGGGATACTTAAAGACAACGCTATGGACCTTGTTTCGAAGTTGATTCCTGCTTCATCGCCAAAAGAGATGGAATCCGCCCTGACTCTCGCACTCCAGGAAGCTGCAAGACTTGGTGTAACCATGGTGCACGATATAACCTACAGAAACGATCTGAGGGTATATCAAAAATTTGAGAAAGAGGGAAAACTTTCATGCAGAATATATTGCAGACTGCCGATTGCTGAAGTAAGAAAGCACTCGGAACTTGGTATCGAAAACGGGTTTGGTAGCGATTTTCTGAAGATTGGTTCGTTAAAGGCTTTTGCAGATGGTTCTTTGGGTTCATCCACAGCCTGGTTCTTTGATCCTTATGAAAGTGATCACTCAACCTGTGGTTTGCCTATGGAGATTGTCACTACTGACAGCCTAAGAGTCTGGTCACTCGAGGCTGACAAAGCGGGATTACAGCTCTCAATTCATGCGATAGGGGACAGGGCTAACAGTTTCGTTCTGGATATGTTTGAAGAAATTGTTAAAACCAACCCCGCAAGAGACAGAAGATTCAGGATAGAACATGCTCAACATCTGAGAGTGGAGGATGTTAAAAGATTTAAGGAACTGGGTGTGATTGCCTCTGCTCAGCCTTATCATTGCATCGATGATGGTGTCTGGGCACACAAAAGAATTGGAAAGAAAAGAATTTCCTCATCCTACCGATTCAAACAGATGATAGATGAAGGAGTAAATCTCTGTTTTGGTTCTGACTGGACAGTTGCTCCACTGAATCCATTGTCAGGAATTTATGCTGCTGTGACAAGAAGAACACTTGACGGCAAGAACCCCGAGGGCTGGATACCCGACCAAAAAATAAGTGTTGAGGATGCGGTAAGAGGTTATACCATTAACAATGCTTATGCCGCTTTTATGGAGGATAAACTCGGTACAATTGAAACGGGGAAGTATGCCGATTTTACAATTTTGGACCGGAATATATTCAAAATTGATCTTGAGGAAATTAAAGAAACTAAAGTTCTTTACACAATTGTTGACGGCAGGATTGTCTACAAAAGATAG
- a CDS encoding choice-of-anchor J domain-containing protein — protein MKKIFSIFMLTVFVFTYAQAQQKAENTKRGAKSEAPEFIKGPWAESTNSINENFEGATFPPAGWAKLTPDGGTGWSNGIVGTTPIPGWNGGTVINYPGNGGTGMAFMSYQFGGATSNDSWLITPQLLNVQAGDSLKFWFRKFGTYADNLDIKISTTTNSSTAAFTVNLVTLALTAADSGWSLKSYALVPAVPAGSNIYIAFRERVTDNLNDGAAFFIDDVQAGGGVVPVEFVSFNAASVGSDVQLSWSTATETNNQGFFVERKTANGEFANIGFIAGAGSSTSNREYSFTDKGVNVGTYTYRLKQVDFDGTSAYSKSVEVDVAAPNTYSLSQNYPNPFNPSTKISFSLASDAKVTLSVFNVLGQEVATLVNGNISAGVHSVNFDASALVSGLYIAKINAIGVDGQNFVSNIKMMLNK, from the coding sequence ATGAAAAAAATCTTCAGTATTTTCATGTTAACCGTTTTTGTTTTCACTTATGCTCAGGCACAGCAAAAAGCTGAAAATACAAAAAGAGGCGCAAAATCCGAAGCTCCTGAATTTATCAAAGGACCATGGGCAGAGAGCACCAACTCAATCAATGAGAACTTCGAAGGTGCAACATTCCCACCAGCCGGATGGGCAAAACTGACACCTGACGGTGGCACAGGCTGGTCAAACGGCATTGTTGGAACAACCCCAATTCCAGGATGGAACGGCGGTACTGTCATTAACTACCCGGGTAACGGAGGAACAGGCATGGCTTTTATGTCATATCAGTTCGGTGGTGCCACATCCAACGATTCATGGTTAATCACACCACAGCTTCTGAATGTTCAGGCTGGTGATTCATTGAAATTCTGGTTCAGAAAATTCGGAACATATGCTGACAATCTTGATATAAAGATTTCGACAACAACCAATTCTTCGACTGCTGCTTTCACAGTAAACCTTGTTACTCTCGCTCTTACTGCTGCTGACTCAGGCTGGTCATTGAAATCTTATGCTTTGGTTCCTGCAGTTCCTGCCGGATCAAACATCTACATTGCTTTCAGAGAAAGAGTTACCGACAACCTCAACGACGGTGCAGCATTCTTTATTGATGATGTACAAGCAGGTGGCGGTGTTGTTCCAGTTGAATTTGTTTCCTTTAATGCAGCTTCAGTTGGTTCAGATGTTCAGCTTAGCTGGTCAACTGCAACAGAAACCAACAATCAGGGTTTCTTTGTTGAAAGAAAAACCGCTAACGGTGAATTTGCAAATATCGGATTTATCGCCGGCGCAGGTTCTTCCACCTCAAACAGAGAATACAGCTTTACAGATAAAGGCGTGAATGTTGGTACATATACATACAGACTGAAACAGGTTGATTTTGACGGAACATCCGCATACTCAAAATCAGTTGAAGTTGATGTAGCTGCTCCAAACACATATTCACTTAGCCAGAACTATCCTAACCCGTTCAACCCTTCAACCAAGATCAGCTTTAGCCTCGCTTCAGATGCAAAAGTTACTCTTTCTGTATTCAATGTACTTGGTCAGGAAGTTGCAACACTCGTAAACGGTAACATCTCAGCCGGCGTTCACAGTGTAAACTTTGATGCCTCAGCTCTCGTTTCCGGTCTTTACATTGCAAAAATCAATGCTATCGGTGTTGATGGACAGAATTTTGTTTCGAACATCAAAATGATGCTTAACAAATAA
- a CDS encoding cation diffusion facilitator family transporter yields the protein MYAQRLKAGQISLFVGISMLIMKFGAYLLTDSAAIFSDALESVVHIAATSMALFSIIYSSKPPDKEHPYGHGNMEYFSAGVEGLLILIAAIGIIYYATMDIIYPPEIKKLDIGMGIIAFAGLINLFLGLFLIRTGKKTNSITLIADGKHVLTDSYTSLGVIIGLTIVYFTDFAIIDPLFAIFVGMNIIYTGYKLLREAFGGLMHEADPGTVTKVSKEIVSLRKEDWIDVHELRCRRSGSFISIDFHLILPFYRTIKESHDEETRIKNDLREKFSESDVKIHFDYCQPKLCKYCSYANCTDRTEPYSVNFDWNEEKTAGRPIYEFLT from the coding sequence ATGTACGCTCAAAGATTAAAAGCCGGTCAGATATCTCTTTTTGTCGGTATCTCCATGTTAATTATGAAATTTGGTGCCTACCTCCTCACAGATTCCGCAGCCATCTTTTCTGACGCCCTCGAATCAGTTGTTCATATCGCTGCCACTTCCATGGCACTTTTCAGCATAATCTATTCTTCAAAGCCACCTGACAAGGAACATCCGTACGGTCACGGCAATATGGAATATTTTTCAGCCGGAGTTGAGGGGCTCTTAATCCTGATTGCAGCAATCGGGATAATCTACTATGCCACTATGGATATTATCTATCCTCCGGAGATCAAAAAACTGGATATCGGTATGGGAATCATTGCCTTTGCCGGTCTGATCAACCTCTTTTTAGGGCTTTTCCTTATTCGTACCGGAAAAAAAACAAACTCGATCACTCTGATTGCTGATGGTAAACATGTGCTGACAGATTCATATACGAGTCTGGGTGTGATTATTGGTTTAACCATAGTTTACTTTACAGATTTCGCAATCATTGACCCACTTTTTGCAATTTTTGTTGGTATGAATATTATCTATACTGGCTACAAACTGCTAAGAGAAGCCTTTGGTGGACTGATGCATGAAGCCGATCCAGGGACTGTTACCAAGGTATCAAAAGAAATTGTCTCTCTTCGAAAAGAAGACTGGATTGATGTCCATGAACTAAGATGCAGACGATCAGGCAGTTTCATATCTATCGATTTTCATCTGATTCTCCCCTTCTACCGGACCATTAAAGAGTCACACGATGAAGAAACGAGAATCAAGAATGACCTGCGGGAAAAATTCAGCGAGTCTGATGTAAAAATACACTTCGATTATTGCCAGCCAAAATTATGTAAATACTGTTCGTATGCAAATTGTACAGACAGAACCGAACCATATTCGGTTAATTTTGACTGGAACGAGGAAAAAACTGCCGGTCGACCAATTTATGAATTTTTAACTTAA
- a CDS encoding dihydroorotate dehydrogenase-like protein: protein MPDLSVNYLNLKLKNPVIAASSGQTKTLDNLVKLQDNGIGAVVLKSFFEESLPKSQKLDPAENYHPEIYEYFGYEHDKYFGLKDYCELVSTAKSKLSVPVIASINCVSADWWFRFSEQLEAAGADAIELNVFNYASSKNFASPNIEKIYLDIVKGVKNTVKIPVAIKIGQNFSSLPNFVSSLERNGVNGIVLFNRFTDLDIDINTFKFKTTFEFSDRHEFFVPLRWIAILYRQVKCSLSASTGAKSHEEIIKFLLAGASTVQLASVIYQKGPSVVSEILKNIEKWMGEHNIDKLDSLKGKLSFSQDAEGIANYYMRSQFMEKITKVE, encoded by the coding sequence ATGCCTGATCTTAGTGTAAATTATCTGAATCTAAAACTTAAAAATCCGGTAATTGCTGCATCTTCCGGCCAAACGAAAACTCTTGATAATCTCGTAAAATTACAGGATAACGGAATTGGTGCTGTGGTTCTAAAGAGTTTCTTTGAGGAGTCTCTTCCCAAATCGCAAAAACTGGATCCTGCCGAAAATTATCACCCCGAGATTTATGAATATTTCGGTTACGAACATGATAAATACTTTGGGTTGAAGGATTATTGTGAACTTGTCTCAACAGCAAAATCAAAATTGTCGGTTCCGGTAATAGCAAGTATCAATTGTGTAAGTGCCGACTGGTGGTTCCGGTTCTCTGAACAACTTGAAGCAGCTGGAGCTGATGCCATCGAATTGAATGTGTTTAATTATGCATCGTCGAAAAATTTTGCATCTCCGAATATCGAAAAGATATATCTTGATATTGTGAAAGGTGTTAAAAATACCGTAAAAATACCGGTTGCAATCAAAATAGGACAGAATTTCAGCAGTCTCCCAAACTTTGTCTCATCCCTAGAACGGAACGGTGTAAACGGAATTGTCCTTTTCAACCGATTCACAGATCTTGATATTGACATCAACACATTTAAATTTAAAACGACATTTGAATTCAGTGACAGACACGAATTTTTTGTACCATTGAGATGGATTGCGATACTCTACAGACAGGTGAAGTGCAGCCTGAGCGCTTCCACGGGAGCCAAAAGCCACGAAGAAATCATTAAATTCCTGCTTGCCGGCGCATCCACTGTGCAACTTGCTTCTGTAATCTACCAAAAAGGACCTTCGGTTGTTTCAGAAATTCTGAAGAATATTGAAAAATGGATGGGAGAACACAATATCGATAAACTCGATAGCTTAAAAGGGAAATTGAGTTTCTCTCAGGATGCAGAAGGGATTGCGAACTACTATATGCGCTCGCAATTCATGGAAAAAATTACTAAAGTGGAGTAG
- the ispE gene encoding 4-(cytidine 5'-diphospho)-2-C-methyl-D-erythritol kinase — MKLIINSPAKINFGLFITQKRADGFHNIETIFYPLELCDQIIMRECDHLLIETDSPDLNIDIENNLIFKAVKLMESKTGRQLNCRISLEKRIPMGAGLGGGSSNAASVLLGLNDLFDLKYTKEDLRGFGAELGSDVPFFIHPVPSFGSGRGEILTPLDFELAGVMVVVNPGIHVATGPAYKNCKPGKAPFNLLELNQQKSYDYNKLQQMIKNAFEETVFIDHPEIGGLKELFYKESAEFALMSGSGSTVFGIFDSIKKAEEFAKTLPQNYFVYFEEL; from the coding sequence ATGAAGCTAATAATAAACTCACCTGCAAAAATAAATTTTGGACTTTTCATCACGCAAAAACGCGCAGATGGTTTTCATAACATTGAAACGATTTTTTACCCGTTGGAGTTGTGTGACCAGATCATAATGCGGGAATGTGATCACCTTCTGATAGAGACAGACAGTCCTGACCTGAATATTGATATTGAAAACAATCTCATTTTTAAAGCAGTAAAACTGATGGAATCGAAGACAGGCAGGCAGCTTAATTGCAGGATAAGTCTGGAAAAAAGAATTCCGATGGGAGCCGGTCTTGGAGGGGGATCCTCAAATGCTGCATCGGTTTTACTTGGTTTGAATGACCTTTTTGATCTCAAATATACAAAGGAAGATTTACGCGGGTTTGGAGCGGAACTTGGTTCTGATGTGCCGTTTTTTATTCATCCGGTTCCTTCATTCGGATCAGGCAGGGGTGAGATACTCACACCTCTGGATTTTGAACTCGCGGGTGTGATGGTTGTTGTAAACCCGGGTATTCATGTTGCAACGGGACCCGCTTATAAAAACTGTAAACCGGGGAAAGCACCATTCAACCTGCTTGAGTTAAATCAGCAAAAGTCATATGATTACAACAAGTTACAGCAAATGATTAAAAACGCATTTGAAGAGACGGTTTTTATTGACCACCCGGAAATCGGCGGACTTAAAGAGTTGTTCTATAAAGAGAGTGCAGAATTTGCTCTAATGAGTGGCAGTGGTTCGACTGTTTTTGGGATTTTTGACAGTATAAAAAAAGCGGAAGAATTCGCAAAAACTCTTCCGCAAAATTATTTTGTTTATTTCGAGGAACTTTAG
- a CDS encoding glycosyltransferase family 9 protein — translation MKIPNCKNFNGYKPCFPGYNCLEQGCKEDNPIGVKILIINLDAMGDVIMTTAQLPLLKKKYPVSSIYWVTDKISAPLLENNPLLERVFVYNFESLNVMRNMQFDFAANLDKSHRACALLNSIHANEKKGFGLNPDGKIVPVNDGAWYNYRLGLDDHLKFRVNRRTKQEYVAETLDLEYERTRYVFELTEKEKEKVESLRKRFSFNKKEIVIGFNTGCSTLFPNKKMRVDQHIKIIDRLLKETDYRIILLGGPEDAERNKEIANAFPLEVISTPTNEGVRMGAVYEALADIIVTGDSFGMHLGIALEKYIVSWFGLSCWTEIDLYGHGVMFYPKDLECAPCWKKSCPYKLECIDQIDLDGMYNSVIDAASRLIK, via the coding sequence ATGAAGATTCCAAATTGTAAAAACTTCAACGGATATAAACCGTGTTTCCCCGGATATAACTGCCTTGAACAAGGATGCAAAGAAGATAACCCGATAGGTGTGAAGATACTTATCATCAATCTGGATGCGATGGGCGATGTAATTATGACAACCGCCCAGTTGCCGTTGCTTAAGAAAAAATATCCTGTTTCTTCAATTTATTGGGTCACCGACAAGATTTCTGCCCCGTTGCTTGAGAATAATCCTTTGTTGGAAAGAGTTTTCGTTTACAATTTTGAATCCCTGAATGTAATGAGGAACATGCAGTTTGATTTTGCAGCCAATCTCGACAAATCTCACAGGGCGTGCGCACTCCTTAATTCAATTCATGCAAATGAAAAGAAGGGATTCGGACTGAATCCTGACGGAAAAATTGTTCCCGTAAATGACGGAGCGTGGTATAACTACCGGCTTGGGCTGGATGATCATCTAAAATTCAGGGTGAACAGACGCACGAAACAGGAATATGTAGCTGAAACACTCGATTTGGAATACGAAAGAACCAGATATGTTTTCGAATTAACCGAAAAAGAGAAGGAGAAGGTAGAGAGCTTAAGGAAACGCTTCAGTTTCAATAAAAAAGAGATAGTTATCGGATTTAATACAGGCTGTTCCACCCTTTTTCCGAACAAAAAAATGAGGGTCGACCAGCACATCAAGATTATCGACAGATTGTTGAAAGAGACAGATTACAGGATAATACTTCTTGGGGGTCCCGAGGATGCAGAAAGAAACAAAGAGATAGCAAATGCATTTCCTCTCGAAGTCATCAGTACTCCCACAAATGAAGGCGTTCGTATGGGTGCTGTCTATGAGGCATTGGCAGACATAATCGTGACAGGTGATTCATTTGGGATGCATCTGGGTATTGCACTTGAAAAATATATTGTTTCCTGGTTTGGTTTAAGTTGCTGGACAGAGATCGATCTTTATGGTCACGGAGTAATGTTCTATCCGAAAGATCTTGAGTGTGCCCCGTGCTGGAAGAAAAGCTGTCCTTACAAGCTGGAATGCATCGATCAAATTGATCTTGATGGAATGTATAATTCCGTAATTGACGCAGCCTCCAGGTTGATTAAATAG